A window of the Triplophysa rosa linkage group LG23, Trosa_1v2, whole genome shotgun sequence genome harbors these coding sequences:
- the LOC130547363 gene encoding rho GTPase-activating protein 21 isoform X4, with protein sequence MLTKRNGACVSCVPPGKDGSDQVDVTDCTCSTGDCSWDCLAGVNGCLSDTSCLWFQLLARTYWGDVELGLREAQKGVSWRRPRKTSQRNCMRSWAKQKDGNERSETSALSPTAEEELFSWPGPKTLNLRRTSHGFGFTLRHFIVYPPESAVQSTFKDEDNSSRGRQRNRLEPMDTIFVKQVKEGGPAHGAGLCTGDRIVKVNGESIIGKTYSQVIALIQNSETSLELCVMPKDEDILQLAYSNDAYLKGNEAYSGNAQNIPEPPPICYPRIEPNTSTQVSDPLRNAEVSCGTGHGANRCSKADLGYHVDMSTPPQTSQDQKNQTVVCVFNESMRTTVVSVESSDRTSHVTWASPSHRTEENRYVASKYSKVTSSQTGAAQSQHVLMTTAEPSGLSSTAQTYVDNTPATCHRQTTTADAVPSATSPTPYTPSPPPATPSPCSPHQNIDWRNYTTYKEYIDNKRLYMYGCRTIQERLDSLRATSPDCNRQKSASTTATPSRGFSGAQLRRRSASHDRCYQGYSLPPLRSASQERIGGAERSALARNWPRSASQDSLPSAPTGVPKPRAYSCDYLGKQNDSVLSVLDRQMCCRTETEERLLMSTGDDARASRQSSSLRMVPQHHRGVFGPDRRGGSYPGLPVTSLFNRGTESFLSSRAESLGNTASANKPSLQPAKNYISDPSTAAASYIASALASIQGHIRDSSNSITDQRTPPTSNHLPHNAKQSVPRVRADSLREPFREVARGGRSSSCSAVSKPHRTNQGGVKPSNCTGSQQPKLKVTQSNEKEGVEGPDATVVVVRRKKSGSQPIRPHSYILAVNETDGGAKPPVDSNACCLPNDARREMHMRKLSDQCKASFCSNVDDSLDFIPFIDEPSSSCNDHDTTHIIASAVISSTPVITTIPPSPTSPCPIIRRQLSHDQDSLRLTVLESDSGAKTERSRSFDEGLDNYREEERGRSGKHTHGFKGLRKVVDKSSEDSSSSSRRDSTSDVFTDATKEGLLHFRQLNSDKGKRVASVMRPWKHIYAVLRGHCLYLYKDKKDGQNSLTEDEPLAISIKACLIDISYSDTKRKNVLRLTTSDSEYLFQAEDREEMLSWIRFIQENSNLDDENATVTSTDLINRKIKEYNTLMSPTSSKTEASPKASRQSLSFRQTLLGGKGESKATSPHSPNKDYDRKAVHKDETSPPKDKVTWRKGIPGLMRKPFEKKASPGVTFGVRLDDCPPAHTNRFVPLIVEVCCKLVEERGLEYTGIYRVPGNNAAISIMQEELNNKGMGDIDVQDDKWRDLNVISSLLKSFFRKLPEPLFTNEKYADFIDGNRIEDPVERLKVLKRLLHELPDHHYETLKFLSAHLKTIAENSEKNRMEPRNLAIVFGPTLVRTSEDNMTHMVTHMPDQYKIVETLIQHYDWFFTEEGDMEPTTTVQEESAVESQPVPNIDHLLTNIGRTGTTPGEVSDSPTSDSARSKGSWGSGKYHCSREFLQPQVSSIFAAANHKRKKHKAKLQPSSSEDDLDTIFTMKESSSEKQKHQNLEKLPGGSGSSPDRKSPGQKKNGIGAASTPKNKDHRNSFFLKTSPKLSCSPGFIRQTSCPPKSSFSDQFDETTSDLGTMSSGASVSRTRPRKWGTVMSVASELLQVPGGASVTAEVSSITSDYSTTSSNTFLTGMESVTLSPEVQSVTESRGGDEADDERSELVSEGRPMETDSESDFPLFCPGTSAPGIPTTVDDGNATVRLDGHGLSCQKLLESDRSSRRRSLRQKTDSDSSVETGNQGVKNESNRFSRVLRVMKRGRSTGSLSASGRSESDRVEPAWHLKITERLLLRLRGSADDMFGVKSRSTETRNKKKGIRRRHTLGGQRDFAELDVIHDWREQGGVDQGAELSAVERLNPDCNSQDFSIRNWIAREQCRVELEAQFALDKVEMVENQEGSTEPLTTSASSCVQSSSEQVNGGASKGKSKNNLNLGADAHPQKLSGAQVVRSRFYQYL encoded by the exons ATGCTAACTAAGAGGAACGGGGCGTGTGTCAGCTGCGTTCCACCCGGTAAAGATGGCTCGGATCAGGTGGACGTTACGGACTGTACCTGCTCCACAGGAGACTGTTCCTGGGATTGTTTAGCGGGGGTGAACGGCTGTTTATCGGACACATCCTGCCTTTGGTTCCAGCTCCTGGCCAGGACGTATTGGGGGGACGTGGAACTGGGGCTCCGGGAGGCCCAGAAGGGTGTCTCCTGGCGTAGACCGAGGAAGACATCCCAGAGGAACTGCATGCGTTCTTGG gcCAAGCAGAAGGATGGGAATGAACGCAGCGAGACCTCAGCTCTGTCACCGACCGCTGAAGAGGAGCTCTTCTCTTGGCCGGGCCCTAAAACACTCAACCTACGCCGCACCTCGCACGGCTTTGGCTTTACTCTCCGGCACTTCATTGTGTACCCGCCGGAGTCTGCCGTTCAGTCCACTTTTAAG GATGAAGACAACAGCAGCAGAG GGAGACAGCGGAACAGACTGGAGCCAATGGACACCATTTTTGTGAAGCAGGTGAAAGAGGGAGGCCCCGCCCACGGAGCTGGACTCTGCACAG GGGATCGTATTGTAAAAGTCAATGGAGAGAGCATCATCGGCAAGACATATTCCCAAGTAATCGCCTTGATCCAAAACAG tgaaaCATCTCTGGAGCTCTGTGTGATGCCAAAAGATGAAGACATTTTACAGCTG GCCTATTCTAATGATGCGTACCTCAAAGGAAACGAAGCATATAGTGGAAATGCTCAGAATATTCCTGAGCCTCCCCCGATATGTTACCCACGGATAGAGCCCAACACCTCAACGCAGGTGTCAGATCCATTGCGCAATGCAGAGGTTTCATGTGGAACAGGACACGGAGCGAATCGATGCTCCAAGGCGGACTTAGGATACCATGTGGATATGTCCACCCCACCCCAAACCTCTCAGGACCAGAAGAATCaaactgttgtgtgtgtgtttaatgagAGTATGAGGACAACGGTGGTGTCCGTCGAATCCTCAGATCGGACTTCACATGTGACCTGGGCTTCTCCCAGCCACAGGACCGAAGAGAACCGGTACGTTGCTTCAAAATACTCAAAAGTCACCTCATCTCAAACTGGAGCGGCACAATCTCAACACGTACTTATGACAACTGCAGAGCCCAGTGGGTTGTCCAGCACTGCACAAACGTACGTGGACAATACCCCTGCAACATGCCACAGACAGACCACAACAGCAGATGCCGTCCCGTCAGCCACCTCTCCCACCCCATACACACCGTCCCCTCCGCCAGCCACCCCCTCGCCCTGTTCCCCCCACCAAAATATTGACTGGAGGAACTACACAACCTACAAGGAGTACATTGACAACAAGCGGCTCTACATGTACGGTTGCCGAACCATTCAGGAGCGTTTAGACAGTCTGCGAGCCACGTCTCCGGACTGCAACAGGCAGAAAAGTGCATCCACAACAGCCACCCCCTCGCGAGGCTTCTCTGGAGCACAGTTGAGACGAAGGAGTGCCTCGCATGATCGTTGTTATCAGGGATACAGCTTGCCGCCTCTGCGCAGCGCCTCTCAGGAGAGGATTGGGGGTGCAGAGCGGAGCGCTCTGGCACGCAACTGGCCTCGCAGTGCTTCCCAGGATTCCCTGCCTTCCGCACCTACAGGAGTGCCTAAACCGAGGGCATATTCTTGTGACTATTTGGGCAAACAGAATGACAGTGTGTTGTCAGTTTTGGACAGGCAGATGTGCTGCAGAACAGAGACAGAGGAGCGGTTACTCATGAGTACAGGGGATGATGCAAGAGCCAGCCGACAGTCTTCATCTTTACGCATGGTTCCCCAACACCACAGAGGGGTGTTCGGTCCAGATAGGCGAGGGGGAAGCTACCCAGGGTTGCCAGTCACCTCTCTTTTCAACAGAGGTACAGAGTCTTTCCTCAGCTCCAGAGCTGAAAGCCTGGGTAACACTGCTTCTGCAAACAAACCGTCACTGCAACCGGCCAAAAATTACATTTCGGACCCTTCCACTGCTGCCGCTTCCTACATAGCCTCTGCCCTGGCCTCAATACAAGGACATATCCGTGACAGCTCCAATTCCATCACAGACCAAAGAACACCTCCCACTTCCAACCACCTGCCACACAATGCAAAGCAGTCAGTGCCCAGAGTTCGGGCCGACAGCCTTCGGGAGCCATTCAGAGAGGTAGCCCGTGGAGGTCGCTCTTCCTCCTGCTCGGCTGTCTCCAAACCACACAGAACAAATCAGGGTGGAGTCAAGCCCAGTAATTGTACAGGTTCTCAGCAGCCCAAGCTCAAAGTTACACAATCCAATGAGAAGGAGGGTGTCGAGGGTCCAGACGCAACCGTAGTAGTGGTTCGTAGGAAGAAGTCTGGATCTCAACCCATCCGCCCCCATTCTTACATTCTGGCCGTTAATGAAACTGATGGAGGGGCGAAACCGCCTGTCGACTCCAACGCATGCTGTCTGCCAAATGATGCCCGGCGTGAAATGCACATGAGGAAACTAAGTGACCAGTGCAAAGCCTCCTTTTGCAGCAATGTCGACGACTCGTTGGACTTCATCCCCTTTATAG ATGAGCCATCGAGTTCCTGTAATGACCACGACACCACACACATTATTGCATCCGCCGTGATTTCCAGCACGCCTGTCATCACCACTATCCCACCCAGTCCTACCTCCCCGTGTCCCATAATACGGCGCCAGCTTTCCCACGACCAGG ATTCTTTACGACTCACGGTTCTGGAATCAGACTCGGGGGCTAAAACCGAGCGCTCCAGATCCTTTGATGAGGGCCTGGATAACTacagagaagaggagagagg GAGGTCCGGTAAACACACCCATGGATTCAAAGGCCTTAGAAAG GTTGTTGATAAGTCATCGGAGGACTCGAGCTCTAGCTCCAGAAGAGACTCCACTTCAGATGTCTTCACTGATGCCACAAAAGAGGGTCTGCTTCATTTCCGCCAGCTCAACTCAGATAAGGGCAAG CGTGTTGCCAGTGTTATGCGACCATGGAAGCATATCTACGCTGTGCTGCGCGGTCACTGTCTCTATCTGTATAAAGACAAGAAGGACGGCCAAAACTCTCTGACAGAAGACGAGCCTCTTGCGATCAGCATCAAAGCCTGTCTGATTGACATCTCGTACAGCGATACGAAGCGCAAGAACGTCCTGCGGCTGACCACGTCTGACTCTGAATACCTGTTCCAGGCAGAGGACCGCGAGGAGATGCTGTCTTGGATACGATTCATTCAGGAAAACAGCAACTTGGATGATGAG AATGCAACTGTTACCAGCACAGACCTGATCAACCGGAAAATAAAAGAGTACAACACTCTAATGAG TCCAACCAGCAGTAAGACAGAAGCGTCTCCGAAGGCCTCCCGGCAGTCTCTGAGCTTCAGACAGACGCTGTTGGGTGGCAAGGGGGAGAGTAAAGCCACCAGCCCTCACTCACCAAACAAGGACTATGACAGAAAAGCGGTGCATAAAG ATGAAACGAGTCCACCCAAGGATAAGGTCACGTGGAGGAAGGGCATCCCTGGACTGATGAGAAAGCCCTTTGAAAAGAAAGCGTCTCCTGGAGTCACGTTTGGAGTGAGACTAGATGACTGTCCTCCAGCTCACACTAACAGA TTTGTTCCTCTGATAGTGGAAGTGTGCTGTAAGCTGGTAGAGGAACGCGGACTGGAATACACGGGCATTTACAGAGTACCGGGCAATAACGCCGCCATCTCCATCATGCAGGAGGAGCTCAATAACAAGGGCATGGGAGACATTGATGTTCAGGATGAT AAATGGAGGGACTTAAATGTGATCAGCAGTTTACTCAAATCCTTCTTCAGGAAGCTTCCTGAACCTCTCTTCACTAACG AAAAGTATGCAGACTTTATTGACGGCAACAGAATAGAGGATCCTGTAGAGAGACTCAAAGTGCTGAAGAGACTG CTTCACGAGCTGCCTGATCATCATTATGAAACACTGAAGTTTCTCTCTGCACATCTCAAAACCATAGCTGAAAATTCAGAAAAGAACAGG ATGGAGCCACGGAATCTGGCCATTGTGTTCGGCCCAACACTGGTGAGGACATCAGAGGATAACATGACTCACATGGTAACACACATGCCGGACCAGTACAAGATTGTGGAAACCCTCATTCAGCAT TATGACTGGTTCTTCACTGAGGAGGGCGACATGGAGCCAACG ACGACGGTTCAGGAGGAGAGTGCTGTGGAGTCTCAACCCGTCCCAAACATCGACCACCTGCTGACTAACATTGGCCGGACCGGTACCACTCCAGGGGAAGTGTCAG ATTCACCAACCAGTGACTCTGCCAGATCTAAG GGTTCCTGGGGCTCAGGGAAGTATCACTGCAGCCGCGAGTTCCTTCAGCCGCAAGTATCCTCCATCTTTGCTGCAGCCAACCACAAACGAAAAAAGCACAAGGCCAAGCTGCAGCCCAGCAGCTCTGAGGATGACCTCGATACCATCTTCACAATGAAAGAAAGTTCTAGTGAAAAGCAGAAACACCAAAACCTTGAGAAACTTCCAGGAGGGTCCGGCAGCAGCCCAGACCGAAAATCACCTGGACAAAAGAAGAACGGCATCGGTGCAGCATCCACCCCGAAGAACAAAGACCACAGGAACTCTTTCTTCTTGAAGACCTCGCCCAAGCTCTCATGTTCACCCGGATTCATCCGCCAGACCTCTTGCCCTCCCAAATCGTCGTTCTCGGATCAGTTTGATGAGACCACCTCAGACTTGGGCACCATGAGTTCTGGAGCTTCGGTTTCCAGAACCAGACCTCGGAAATGGGGCACAGTGATGTCAGTGGCTTCCGAGCTGTTACAGGTTCCTGGTGGGGCATCTGTGACTGCAGAGGTAAGCTCTATTACCTCAGACTACTCTACCACTTCATCCAACACATTTCTGACGGGGATGGAATCCGTCACGTTAAGCCCGGAGGTTCAGTCTGTGACAGAGAGCAGGGGAGGGGACGAAGCAGATGATGAGCGCAGTGAGCTTGTAAGCGAAGGACGGCCGATGGAGACGGACAGCGAGAGTGATTTCCCCCTGTTCTGTCCTGGCACCTCTGCCCCTGGCATACCAACCACGGTGGACGATGGCAACGCCACAGTCAGGCTGGACGGTCACGGGTTATCCTGCCAAAAGCTGCTAGAAAGTGACAGGTCGTCGAGGAGGCGGTCTCTCCGACAGAAGACGGACAGCGATTCGTCAGTTGAAACAGGGAATCAAGGGGTCAAGAATGAATCAAACCGATTCTCTCGAGTTCTGAGGGTCATGAAGAGAGGCCGGTCAACCGGTAGCCTCAGTGCGTCAGGCCGCAGCGAATCTGACCGCGTTGAGCCAGCTTGGCATCTTAAAATCACAGAGAGACTCTTGTTGCGTCTGCGCGGCTCTGCTGATGACATGTTCGGTGTGAAGTCCCGCTCAACAGAAACACGCAACAAGAAAAAGGGCATCAGACGGCGGCATACTTTGGGCGGTCAGCGGGATTTTGCGGAACTTGATGTCATTCATGACTGGAGGGAACAGGGCGGGGTGGATCAAGGTGCCGAACTGTCTGCTGTGGAGCGCCTAAATCCCGATTGCAACTCTCAGGACTTCTCTATCCGGAACTGGATTGCGCGCGAGCAGTGCCGAGTGGAATTGGAGGCTCAGTTTGCATTGGACAAGGTGGAAATGGTAGAGAATCAAGAAGGAAGTACGGAACCACTGACTACTTCTGCCTCTTCATGTGTCCAGTCCAGCTCCGAGCAAGTGAACGGAGGTGCGTCAAAAGGCAAATCCAAAAACAACCTGAATCTAGGAGCTGATGCTCATCCACAGAAACTTTCTGGAGCCCAGGTGGTGCGCTCACGGTTTTACCAATATCTTTGA